One genomic window of Oncorhynchus clarkii lewisi isolate Uvic-CL-2024 chromosome 5, UVic_Ocla_1.0, whole genome shotgun sequence includes the following:
- the LOC139409107 gene encoding epidermal growth factor receptor substrate 15-like 1 isoform X2: MAALASLTQLSSGNPVYDNFYRQVDPGNTGRVGPTEAALFLKKSGLPDVTLGKIWDLADPDGKGFLDKRGFYVALRLVACAQSGQDVSLSSLNLTIPPPKFKDTSSPSLSTSSVSSEPHWAVRPEEKGKFDGIFESLAPVSGLLSGDKVKPVLTNSKLPLDVLGKVWDLSDIDKDGHLDRDEFAVAMHLVYRALEKEPVPSVLPSSLIPPNKRKKSLVGSLPGMVPMLPASPPPPKDSLRSTPSHGSMNSLNSAGSLSPKHSLKSAQHSVNWVVPVTDRGRYDDIFLKTDLDVDGFVSGMEVKDIFMHSGLPQNLLAHIWALADTRQMGKLTREQFALAMHFIQQKVSKGMDPPQALTPDMIPPSERGTPVPLCTTPSHSMSGYMTPVGSEVAALSEMRRDSSSSVGSGSEFTGIKELDDISQEIAQLQSTLAFTHWSALREKYTLEQDIRETEEAIRHKSSEVQEMQNDLDRETCSLQELEAQKQEAQERLEEMDQQKAKLEDMLNDVRIKCNEESQMISSLQNQIHSQETDLHSQEEELSRAKADLNQLQLEESQLEQSLTAGKFQLETIIKSLKATQDEINQARSKLSQIQDSQQEMTKSIEQYNSNLNGTHGGSMTNLADMSEGFHDRENGGFGAMEDPFKVKTSGFCSVPQEMHTDPFHSEDPFKTDPFKGDPFQNDPFAKQPSLPAPADLSHHPDPFGGDPFKETDPFKATSEDFFRKTTVKADPFSTPDPFSKSATLPTKTSHFTTSADPFISISPKPTRGPGPDLFGTLDPFGSSTAFGSSNSSFGSNSGFADFSQMSKVRDPMEGRGGFPEYQQSGFVDDPFSRKQDGPALPPKKIIPPRPKPPSVKHTEERCKSTPVNMPGGAGDSTKPCDPFQPFGSDGIDPFQSKKGVGDPFSGKDPFAPSASSKASKDCSLGFADFSSFGNEAQQLEWAKRESERAERERLKRLRQQEQEDLELAIALSKAEMSHG, translated from the exons ATGGCTGCACTCGCATCTCTCACCCAG CTGTCAAGTGGGAACCCTGTGTACGATAACTTTTATAGACAG GTGGACCCAGGAAACACGGGGAGAGTAGGGCCCACGGAAGCTGCGTTGTTCCTGAAGAAATCGGGTCTTCCTGATGTCACGTTGGGAAAG ATCTGGGATTTGGCAGACCCAGATGGGAAAGGGTTCTTGGACAAACGG GGGTTCTATGTAGCTCTGCGGTTGGTGGCCTGTGCACAGAGCGGACAAGACGTCAGCCTCTCGAGTTTGAACCTCACTATCCCTCCCCCCAAATTT AAGGACACTAGCAGCCCATCTCTCAGCACATCATCCGTCTCTAGTGAACCCCACTGGGCTGTGAGG CCTGAAGAAAAGGGTAAATTCGACGGCATATTTGAAAGCCTTGCACCAGTCAGTGGACTCCTCTCTGGTGACAAAGTAAAACCAGTTCTAACCAACTCAAAACTACCTCTGGACGTGTTAGGAAAGGTTTGGGATCTCAGTGACATTGATAAAGATGGACATCTGGATCGAGATGAATTTGCGGTG GCCATGCACCTGGTCTACCGGGCCTTGGAGAAGGAACCGGtcccctctgttctcccctcctctctcatccctccaaaCAAGAGAAAGAAGTCATTGGTGGGCTCCCTTCCTGGCATGGTGCCCATGTTGCCCGCCAGCCCCCCGCCCCCCAAGGACAGCCTGCGCTCCACCCCTTCCCACGGTAGCATGAACTCCCTCAACAGCGCCGGCAGTCTCTCCCCCAAACATTCTCTAAAATCtgcacag CACTCAGTGAACTGGGTAGTCCCGGTGACAGACAGAGGGCGCTATGATGACATCTTCCTGAAGACAGACTTGGATGTAGATGGCTTTGTCAGCGGCATGGAAGTCAAGGACATCTTCATGCACTCAGGGCTGCCCCAGAATCTACTGGCACACATATG GGCCCTGGCAGACACCAGGCAGATGGGGAAGCTGACGCGGGAGCAGTTTGCTCTGGCCATGCACTTCATCCAGCAGAAAGTCAGCAAAGGCATGGACCCTCCTCAGGCCCTGACCCCTGACATGATCCCTCCTTCAGAGAGGGGCACTCCCGTGCCACTGTGTACCACTCCCTCCCAT AGTATGTCTGGGTACATGACTCCCGTGGGCTCTGAGGTGGCCGCTCTTTCTGAGATGAGGCGG GACAGCTCCAGTTCTgtggggtcagggtcagagttCACTGGAATCAAGGAGCTGGACGACATCAGTCAAGAGATCGCTCAGCTGCAGAG CACTCTTGCTTTTACACACTGGAGTGCCCTCAG GGAGAAGTATACCTTGGAGCAggacatcagagagacagaggaggccATCAGACACAAGTCCTCGGAGGTGCAG GAGATGCAGAACGACCTGGACAGAGAGACGTGCAGCTTGCAGGAGCTGGAGGCCCAGAAGCAGGAGGCCCAGGAGCGGCTGGAGGAGATGGACCAGCAGAAGGCCAAGCTGGAGGACATGCTCAACGACGTCCGGATCAAGTGCAATGAGGAGTCCCAAATG ATTTCATCCCTGCAGAATCAGATCCACTCCCAGGAGACTGACCTGCACAGCCAAGAAGAGGAGCTGAGTCGAGCCAAGGCAGACCTGAACCAGCTGCAGCTGGAGGAGAGCCAGCTGGAACAGAGCCTAACGGCTGGCAAGTTCCAACTGGAGACCATCATCAAGTCCCTCAAAGCCACCCAGGACGAGATCAACCAG GCTCGCAGTAAGCTGTCTCAGATCCAGGACAGCCAGCAGGAGATGACTAAGAGCATTGAGCAGTACAACAGCAACCTGAACGGGACCCACGGAGGCAGCATGACCAACCTGGCTGACATGAGCGAGGGATTCCACGACCGCGAGAATGGAGGTTTCGGAGCCATG GAGGACCCATTTAAGGTGAAGACATCTGGGTTCTGTAGCGTCCCTCAGGAGATGCACACAGACCCCTTCCACTCCGAAGACCCCTTCAAGACAGACCCGTTCAAAG GTGACCCCTTCCAAAACGACCCCTTTGCAAAGCAGCCATCACTACCAGCCCCTGcag ATCTCTCTCACCACCCAGACCCCTTTGGGGGGGACCCATTCAAAGAGACGGACCCCTTCAAAGCTACGTCGGAAGACTTCTTCAGGAAGACCACCGTCAAGGCAGACCCCTTCAGCACCCCCGACCCCTTCAGTAAAAGTGCCACGCTCCCCACCAAG ACAAGTCACTTTACAACCAGCGCAGACCCTTTCATATCCATTAGCCCAAAACCCACCAGAGGCCCAGGACCAG ATCTCTTTGGCACGCTCGACCCCTTTGGAAGCAGTACTGCCTTTGGAAGCAGTAACAGCTCATTTGGCAGTAACAGTGGGTTCGCAGACTTCAGCCAAATGTCAAAGGTCAGAGACCCGATGGAAGGAAGAGGAGGCTTTCCAGAATACCAGCAG tctGGGTTCGTAGATGACCCCTTCAGTAGGAAGCAGGACGGCCCAGCTCTGCCGCCCAAAAAGATCATTCCACCCAGACCCAAACCACCCAGTG TAAAACACACAGAAGAACGTT GTAAAAGCACCCCCGTCAACATGCCTGGAGGAGCGGGCGACTCGACCAAGCCCTGCGACCCCTTCCAGCCGTTTGGCAGTGACGGCATCGACCCCTTTCAGAGTAAAAAAGGGGTCGGAGACCCGTTTAGTGGCAAAGATCCTTTTGCTCCATCTGCCTCAAGTAAAGCCTCTAAAGACTGTTCCTTGGGTTTTGCAGACTTCAGTTCT tTTGGAAATGAGGCCCAGCAACTGGAGTGGGCGAagcgagagagtgagcgagcggaGCGGGAGCGGCTGAAGAGGCTCCGGCAGCAGGAGCAAGAGGACTTAGAGCTGGCCATCGCTCTCAGCAAGGCCGAGATGTCCCACGGGTGA
- the LOC139409107 gene encoding epidermal growth factor receptor substrate 15-like 1 isoform X14: protein MAALASLTQLSSGNPVYDNFYRQVDPGNTGRVGPTEAALFLKKSGLPDVTLGKIWDLADPDGKGFLDKRGFYVALRLVACAQSGQDVSLSSLNLTIPPPKFKDTSSPSLSTSSVSSEPHWAVRPEEKGKFDGIFESLAPVSGLLSGDKVKPVLTNSKLPLDVLGKVWDLSDIDKDGHLDRDEFAVAMHLVYRALEKEPVPSVLPSSLIPPNKRKKSLVGSLPGMVPMLPASPPPPKDSLRSTPSHGSMNSLNSAGSLSPKHSLKSAQHSVNWVVPVTDRGRYDDIFLKTDLDVDGFVSGMEVKDIFMHSGLPQNLLAHIWALADTRQMGKLTREQFALAMHFIQQKVSKGMDPPQALTPDMIPPSERGTPVPLCTTPSHSMSGYMTPVGSEVAALSEMRRQIMFKFWDSSSSVGSGSEFTGIKELDDISQEIAQLQSTLAFTHWSALREKYTLEQDIRETEEAIRHKSSEVQEMQNDLDRETCSLQELEAQKQEAQERLEEMDQQKAKLEDMLNDVRIKCNEESQMISSLQNQIHSQETDLHSQEEELSRAKADLNQLQLEESQLEQSLTAGKFQLETIIKSLKATQDEINQARSKLSQIQDSQQEMTKSIEQYNSNLNGTHGGSMTNLADMSEGFHDRENGGFGAMEDPFKVKTSGFCSVPQEMHTDPFHSEDPFKTDPFKGDPFQNDPFAKQPSLPAPADLSHHPDPFGGDPFKETDPFKATSEDFFRKTTVKADPFSTPDPFSKSATLPTKTSHFTTSADPFISISPKPTRGPGPDLFGTLDPFGSSTAFGSSNSSFGSNSGFADFSQMSKVRDPMEGRGGFPEYQQSGFVDDPFSRKQDGPALPPKKIIPPRPKPPSGKSTPVNMPGGAGDSTKPCDPFQPFGSDGIDPFQSKKGVGDPFSGKDPFAPSASIWK from the exons ATGGCTGCACTCGCATCTCTCACCCAG CTGTCAAGTGGGAACCCTGTGTACGATAACTTTTATAGACAG GTGGACCCAGGAAACACGGGGAGAGTAGGGCCCACGGAAGCTGCGTTGTTCCTGAAGAAATCGGGTCTTCCTGATGTCACGTTGGGAAAG ATCTGGGATTTGGCAGACCCAGATGGGAAAGGGTTCTTGGACAAACGG GGGTTCTATGTAGCTCTGCGGTTGGTGGCCTGTGCACAGAGCGGACAAGACGTCAGCCTCTCGAGTTTGAACCTCACTATCCCTCCCCCCAAATTT AAGGACACTAGCAGCCCATCTCTCAGCACATCATCCGTCTCTAGTGAACCCCACTGGGCTGTGAGG CCTGAAGAAAAGGGTAAATTCGACGGCATATTTGAAAGCCTTGCACCAGTCAGTGGACTCCTCTCTGGTGACAAAGTAAAACCAGTTCTAACCAACTCAAAACTACCTCTGGACGTGTTAGGAAAGGTTTGGGATCTCAGTGACATTGATAAAGATGGACATCTGGATCGAGATGAATTTGCGGTG GCCATGCACCTGGTCTACCGGGCCTTGGAGAAGGAACCGGtcccctctgttctcccctcctctctcatccctccaaaCAAGAGAAAGAAGTCATTGGTGGGCTCCCTTCCTGGCATGGTGCCCATGTTGCCCGCCAGCCCCCCGCCCCCCAAGGACAGCCTGCGCTCCACCCCTTCCCACGGTAGCATGAACTCCCTCAACAGCGCCGGCAGTCTCTCCCCCAAACATTCTCTAAAATCtgcacag CACTCAGTGAACTGGGTAGTCCCGGTGACAGACAGAGGGCGCTATGATGACATCTTCCTGAAGACAGACTTGGATGTAGATGGCTTTGTCAGCGGCATGGAAGTCAAGGACATCTTCATGCACTCAGGGCTGCCCCAGAATCTACTGGCACACATATG GGCCCTGGCAGACACCAGGCAGATGGGGAAGCTGACGCGGGAGCAGTTTGCTCTGGCCATGCACTTCATCCAGCAGAAAGTCAGCAAAGGCATGGACCCTCCTCAGGCCCTGACCCCTGACATGATCCCTCCTTCAGAGAGGGGCACTCCCGTGCCACTGTGTACCACTCCCTCCCAT AGTATGTCTGGGTACATGACTCCCGTGGGCTCTGAGGTGGCCGCTCTTTCTGAGATGAGGCGG CAAATAATGTTCAAGTTCTGG GACAGCTCCAGTTCTgtggggtcagggtcagagttCACTGGAATCAAGGAGCTGGACGACATCAGTCAAGAGATCGCTCAGCTGCAGAG CACTCTTGCTTTTACACACTGGAGTGCCCTCAG GGAGAAGTATACCTTGGAGCAggacatcagagagacagaggaggccATCAGACACAAGTCCTCGGAGGTGCAG GAGATGCAGAACGACCTGGACAGAGAGACGTGCAGCTTGCAGGAGCTGGAGGCCCAGAAGCAGGAGGCCCAGGAGCGGCTGGAGGAGATGGACCAGCAGAAGGCCAAGCTGGAGGACATGCTCAACGACGTCCGGATCAAGTGCAATGAGGAGTCCCAAATG ATTTCATCCCTGCAGAATCAGATCCACTCCCAGGAGACTGACCTGCACAGCCAAGAAGAGGAGCTGAGTCGAGCCAAGGCAGACCTGAACCAGCTGCAGCTGGAGGAGAGCCAGCTGGAACAGAGCCTAACGGCTGGCAAGTTCCAACTGGAGACCATCATCAAGTCCCTCAAAGCCACCCAGGACGAGATCAACCAG GCTCGCAGTAAGCTGTCTCAGATCCAGGACAGCCAGCAGGAGATGACTAAGAGCATTGAGCAGTACAACAGCAACCTGAACGGGACCCACGGAGGCAGCATGACCAACCTGGCTGACATGAGCGAGGGATTCCACGACCGCGAGAATGGAGGTTTCGGAGCCATG GAGGACCCATTTAAGGTGAAGACATCTGGGTTCTGTAGCGTCCCTCAGGAGATGCACACAGACCCCTTCCACTCCGAAGACCCCTTCAAGACAGACCCGTTCAAAG GTGACCCCTTCCAAAACGACCCCTTTGCAAAGCAGCCATCACTACCAGCCCCTGcag ATCTCTCTCACCACCCAGACCCCTTTGGGGGGGACCCATTCAAAGAGACGGACCCCTTCAAAGCTACGTCGGAAGACTTCTTCAGGAAGACCACCGTCAAGGCAGACCCCTTCAGCACCCCCGACCCCTTCAGTAAAAGTGCCACGCTCCCCACCAAG ACAAGTCACTTTACAACCAGCGCAGACCCTTTCATATCCATTAGCCCAAAACCCACCAGAGGCCCAGGACCAG ATCTCTTTGGCACGCTCGACCCCTTTGGAAGCAGTACTGCCTTTGGAAGCAGTAACAGCTCATTTGGCAGTAACAGTGGGTTCGCAGACTTCAGCCAAATGTCAAAGGTCAGAGACCCGATGGAAGGAAGAGGAGGCTTTCCAGAATACCAGCAG tctGGGTTCGTAGATGACCCCTTCAGTAGGAAGCAGGACGGCCCAGCTCTGCCGCCCAAAAAGATCATTCCACCCAGACCCAAACCACCCAGTG GTAAAAGCACCCCCGTCAACATGCCTGGAGGAGCGGGCGACTCGACCAAGCCCTGCGACCCCTTCCAGCCGTTTGGCAGTGACGGCATCGACCCCTTTCAGAGTAAAAAAGGGGTCGGAGACCCGTTTAGTGGCAAAGATCCTTTTGCTCCATCTGCCTCAA tTTGGAAATGA
- the LOC139409107 gene encoding epidermal growth factor receptor substrate 15-like 1 isoform X3 — protein sequence MAALASLTQLSSGNPVYDNFYRQVDPGNTGRVGPTEAALFLKKSGLPDVTLGKIWDLADPDGKGFLDKRGFYVALRLVACAQSGQDVSLSSLNLTIPPPKFKDTSSPSLSTSSVSSEPHWAVRPEEKGKFDGIFESLAPVSGLLSGDKVKPVLTNSKLPLDVLGKVWDLSDIDKDGHLDRDEFAVAMHLVYRALEKEPVPSVLPSSLIPPNKRKKSLVGSLPGMVPMLPASPPPPKDSLRSTPSHGSMNSLNSAGSLSPKHSLKSAQHSVNWVVPVTDRGRYDDIFLKTDLDVDGFVSGMEVKDIFMHSGLPQNLLAHIWALADTRQMGKLTREQFALAMHFIQQKVSKGMDPPQALTPDMIPPSERGTPVPLCTTPSHSMSGYMTPVGSEVAALSEMRRQIMFKFWDSSSSVGSGSEFTGIKELDDISQEIAQLQSTLAFTHWSALREKYTLEQDIRETEEAIRHKSSEVQEMQNDLDRETCSLQELEAQKQEAQERLEEMDQQKAKLEDMLNDVRIKCNEESQMISSLQNQIHSQETDLHSQEEELSRAKADLNQLQLEESQLEQSLTAGKFQLETIIKSLKATQDEINQARSKLSQIQDSQQEMTKSIEQYNSNLNGTHGGSMTNLADMSEGFHDRENGGFGAMEDPFKVKTSGFCSVPQEMHTDPFHSEDPFKTDPFKGDPFQNDPFAKQPSLPAPADLSHHPDPFGGDPFKETDPFKATSEDFFRKTTVKADPFSTPDPFSKSATLPTKTSHFTTSADPFISISPKPTRGPGPDLFGTLDPFGSSTAFGSSNSSFGSNSGFADFSQMSKVRDPMEGRGGFPEYQQSGFVDDPFSRKQDGPALPPKKIIPPRPKPPSGKSTPVNMPGGAGDSTKPCDPFQPFGSDGIDPFQSKKGVGDPFSGKDPFAPSASSKASKDCSLGFADFSSFGNEAQQLEWAKRESERAERERLKRLRQQEQEDLELAIALSKAEMSHG from the exons ATGGCTGCACTCGCATCTCTCACCCAG CTGTCAAGTGGGAACCCTGTGTACGATAACTTTTATAGACAG GTGGACCCAGGAAACACGGGGAGAGTAGGGCCCACGGAAGCTGCGTTGTTCCTGAAGAAATCGGGTCTTCCTGATGTCACGTTGGGAAAG ATCTGGGATTTGGCAGACCCAGATGGGAAAGGGTTCTTGGACAAACGG GGGTTCTATGTAGCTCTGCGGTTGGTGGCCTGTGCACAGAGCGGACAAGACGTCAGCCTCTCGAGTTTGAACCTCACTATCCCTCCCCCCAAATTT AAGGACACTAGCAGCCCATCTCTCAGCACATCATCCGTCTCTAGTGAACCCCACTGGGCTGTGAGG CCTGAAGAAAAGGGTAAATTCGACGGCATATTTGAAAGCCTTGCACCAGTCAGTGGACTCCTCTCTGGTGACAAAGTAAAACCAGTTCTAACCAACTCAAAACTACCTCTGGACGTGTTAGGAAAGGTTTGGGATCTCAGTGACATTGATAAAGATGGACATCTGGATCGAGATGAATTTGCGGTG GCCATGCACCTGGTCTACCGGGCCTTGGAGAAGGAACCGGtcccctctgttctcccctcctctctcatccctccaaaCAAGAGAAAGAAGTCATTGGTGGGCTCCCTTCCTGGCATGGTGCCCATGTTGCCCGCCAGCCCCCCGCCCCCCAAGGACAGCCTGCGCTCCACCCCTTCCCACGGTAGCATGAACTCCCTCAACAGCGCCGGCAGTCTCTCCCCCAAACATTCTCTAAAATCtgcacag CACTCAGTGAACTGGGTAGTCCCGGTGACAGACAGAGGGCGCTATGATGACATCTTCCTGAAGACAGACTTGGATGTAGATGGCTTTGTCAGCGGCATGGAAGTCAAGGACATCTTCATGCACTCAGGGCTGCCCCAGAATCTACTGGCACACATATG GGCCCTGGCAGACACCAGGCAGATGGGGAAGCTGACGCGGGAGCAGTTTGCTCTGGCCATGCACTTCATCCAGCAGAAAGTCAGCAAAGGCATGGACCCTCCTCAGGCCCTGACCCCTGACATGATCCCTCCTTCAGAGAGGGGCACTCCCGTGCCACTGTGTACCACTCCCTCCCAT AGTATGTCTGGGTACATGACTCCCGTGGGCTCTGAGGTGGCCGCTCTTTCTGAGATGAGGCGG CAAATAATGTTCAAGTTCTGG GACAGCTCCAGTTCTgtggggtcagggtcagagttCACTGGAATCAAGGAGCTGGACGACATCAGTCAAGAGATCGCTCAGCTGCAGAG CACTCTTGCTTTTACACACTGGAGTGCCCTCAG GGAGAAGTATACCTTGGAGCAggacatcagagagacagaggaggccATCAGACACAAGTCCTCGGAGGTGCAG GAGATGCAGAACGACCTGGACAGAGAGACGTGCAGCTTGCAGGAGCTGGAGGCCCAGAAGCAGGAGGCCCAGGAGCGGCTGGAGGAGATGGACCAGCAGAAGGCCAAGCTGGAGGACATGCTCAACGACGTCCGGATCAAGTGCAATGAGGAGTCCCAAATG ATTTCATCCCTGCAGAATCAGATCCACTCCCAGGAGACTGACCTGCACAGCCAAGAAGAGGAGCTGAGTCGAGCCAAGGCAGACCTGAACCAGCTGCAGCTGGAGGAGAGCCAGCTGGAACAGAGCCTAACGGCTGGCAAGTTCCAACTGGAGACCATCATCAAGTCCCTCAAAGCCACCCAGGACGAGATCAACCAG GCTCGCAGTAAGCTGTCTCAGATCCAGGACAGCCAGCAGGAGATGACTAAGAGCATTGAGCAGTACAACAGCAACCTGAACGGGACCCACGGAGGCAGCATGACCAACCTGGCTGACATGAGCGAGGGATTCCACGACCGCGAGAATGGAGGTTTCGGAGCCATG GAGGACCCATTTAAGGTGAAGACATCTGGGTTCTGTAGCGTCCCTCAGGAGATGCACACAGACCCCTTCCACTCCGAAGACCCCTTCAAGACAGACCCGTTCAAAG GTGACCCCTTCCAAAACGACCCCTTTGCAAAGCAGCCATCACTACCAGCCCCTGcag ATCTCTCTCACCACCCAGACCCCTTTGGGGGGGACCCATTCAAAGAGACGGACCCCTTCAAAGCTACGTCGGAAGACTTCTTCAGGAAGACCACCGTCAAGGCAGACCCCTTCAGCACCCCCGACCCCTTCAGTAAAAGTGCCACGCTCCCCACCAAG ACAAGTCACTTTACAACCAGCGCAGACCCTTTCATATCCATTAGCCCAAAACCCACCAGAGGCCCAGGACCAG ATCTCTTTGGCACGCTCGACCCCTTTGGAAGCAGTACTGCCTTTGGAAGCAGTAACAGCTCATTTGGCAGTAACAGTGGGTTCGCAGACTTCAGCCAAATGTCAAAGGTCAGAGACCCGATGGAAGGAAGAGGAGGCTTTCCAGAATACCAGCAG tctGGGTTCGTAGATGACCCCTTCAGTAGGAAGCAGGACGGCCCAGCTCTGCCGCCCAAAAAGATCATTCCACCCAGACCCAAACCACCCAGTG GTAAAAGCACCCCCGTCAACATGCCTGGAGGAGCGGGCGACTCGACCAAGCCCTGCGACCCCTTCCAGCCGTTTGGCAGTGACGGCATCGACCCCTTTCAGAGTAAAAAAGGGGTCGGAGACCCGTTTAGTGGCAAAGATCCTTTTGCTCCATCTGCCTCAAGTAAAGCCTCTAAAGACTGTTCCTTGGGTTTTGCAGACTTCAGTTCT tTTGGAAATGAGGCCCAGCAACTGGAGTGGGCGAagcgagagagtgagcgagcggaGCGGGAGCGGCTGAAGAGGCTCCGGCAGCAGGAGCAAGAGGACTTAGAGCTGGCCATCGCTCTCAGCAAGGCCGAGATGTCCCACGGGTGA